One genomic window of Diospyros lotus cultivar Yz01 chromosome 8, ASM1463336v1, whole genome shotgun sequence includes the following:
- the LOC127807099 gene encoding phosphoglycerate mutase-like protein 4 isoform X2, which translates to MAGPDSSEYAEIVVIRHGETAWNVEGRVQGHLDVELNEVGRQQAAAVADRLSRETAISAVYSSDLKRALETAQIIATKCSVPEVIQDPNLRERHLGGLQGYIFHEAVKLRPDAYQASLSDRTDQEIPGGGESLDQLFNRCTSSLQKIGMKHIGERVVVVTHGGVLRALHKRAAPTEGRQRKILNSSINIFHLSSRDEWIIKAWGDINHLNQNNTEFLEADSGGDNTTHYASG; encoded by the exons ATGGCCGGGCCGGACTCAAg tGAATATGCGGAGATTGTGGTGATTCGTCATGGAGAAACAGCATGGAATGTCGAAGGAAGAGTTCAG GGACACCTGGATGTGGAATTGAATGAAGTCGGTAGGCAGCAAGCAGCTGCT GTGGCTGATCGACTTTCTAGAGAGACTGCAATTTCTGCTGTTTACTCATCTGATTTAAAGCGAGCTCTTGAGACTGCTCAAATTATAGCAACTAAATGTAGTGTGCCTGAG GTTATACAAGATCCAAATCTAAGAGAACGACATCTTGGAGGTCTTCAGGGTTATATATTTCATGAAGCAGTCAAACTTAGGCCAGATGCTTACCAAGCTTCTCTGTCTGACAGAACTGATCAAGAAATCCCT GGTGGAGGAGAAAGTCTTGATCAACTCTTCAACCGCTGCACGTCTTCATTGCAAAAGATTGGTATGAAGCACATAG GTGAAAGAGTGGTAGTGGTTACTCATGGCGGAGTCCTCCGGGCACTTCACAAGCGAGCGGCTCCAACAGAAGGGCGGCAGAGGAAGATACTGAATTCATCGATTAATATCTTCCACTTATCGAGTCGGGATGAATGGATCATAAAAGCTTGGGGTGACATTAACCATCTCAATCAAAACAACACTGAATTTCTTGAGGCTGACTCTGGGGGTGACAACACAACACATTACGCATCTGGTTAG
- the LOC127808553 gene encoding uncharacterized protein LOC127808553 gives MIRGRAEKSFQLLSSYLYMLKLKNPGTIVEIENDSESRFKYLFMEIGSCLAGFRSQMQPVIAVDACFLKGKYFGSLFVATCKDGNNNVYPIAWGVGDSENDASWEWFFTNLRSAIGHEIPDLVFVSDRHKSNSKAVLTVFPNALHVHYIYHIGQNVKGKFKHENVHALFYKAAKAYPESEFHELFNDLERYDPAVSTYLREASFSRWVRAYSDGKRFDIMTTNIAECLNTTLADARKFSIQCLMEYIRNMLQQWFYERRGHASKMARHLTSWAEGQIAKRFALSQYWLSEPIDMYRFNVKDGNSGGIVDLKAKTCTCRVFDFDKLSCGHALAAARSRNIDLYTLSSAYYQTEALLCAYVDPIMPVGSQADWIVPNERASVNLLPPATRRPCGRRKTCRIPSAGEGEEEGKMWSLWSNWPQSPNLLKSNKSG, from the coding sequence ATGATCCGGGGGCGTGCGGAGAAATCATTCCAGTTGCTGTCATCTTATTTGTACATGTTGAAATTGAAAAACCCTGGGACGATTGTTGAAATCGAGAATGACAGTGAGAGCAGATTCAAGTACCTATTTATGGAAATTGGTTCATGTCTTGCCGGATTTCGTAGCCAAATGCAGCCCGTAATTGCAGTTGATGCTTGCTTTCTCAAGGGTAAATATTTTGGTAGTTTGTTTGTTGCCACATGCAAAGACGGTAACAACAATGTATATCCTATAGCATGGGGAGTAGGAGATTCCGAGAATGATGCCTCATGGGAATGGTTCTTCACTAATTTGCGATCAGCAATTGGCCATGAGATACCTGATTTGGTATTTGTGTCTGACAGGCATAAAAGCAACAGTAAGGCGGTACTGACGGTTTTCCCTAATGCACTACACGTAcattatatatatcacattgGCCAGAACGTTAAGGGTAAATTCAAGCATGAAAATGTGCATGCTTTGTTCTACAAGGCAGCGAAGGCTTATCCAGAATCAGAATTCCATGAATTGTTTAACGACCTCGAGCGATATGATCCAGCCGTCAGCACCTATCTTAGAGAGGCCAGCTTCAGTCGTTGGGTACGTGCCTATTCGGATGGGAAGCGGTTTGATATAATGACGACAAACATTGCAGAATGCCTCAATACAACTTTGGCGGATGCACGTAAATTTTCTATTCAATGTTTGATGGAGTATATTAGGAATATGCTGCAACAATGGTTTTATGAGAGACGGGGTCATGCTAGTAAGATGGCTAGACATCTCACCTCTTGGGCTGAAGGACAAATAGCCAAAAGATTTGCATTATCCCAATATTGGCTGTCAGAACCAATTGATATGTATAGATTCAATGTCAAAGATGGTAACTCCGGTGGCATAGTAGACTTGAAGGCGAAAACTTGCACATGTCGAGTGTTTGATTTCGACAAATTGTCATGTGGACATGCCCTAGCTGCTGCACGTTCACGTAATATTGACCTATACACTTTGTCATCCGCATACTACCAAACAGAGGCTCTGTTGTGTGCCTATGTCGATCCAATTATGCCGGTGGGCAGTCAGGCCGATTGGATCGTACCGAACGAAAGAGCATCTGTTAATTTACTACCTCCGGCAACTAGACGCCCATGTGGAAGACGCAAGACATGCCGAATTCCTTCAGCCGGTGAAGGGGAAGAGGAGGGTAAAATGTGGTCGTTGTGGTCAAATTGGCCACAATCGCCAAACTTGCTCAAATCCAATAAGTCtggatga
- the LOC127807099 gene encoding phosphoglycerate mutase-like protein 4 isoform X1: MEKQHGMSKEEFRYPLERKKEFQDFVNLQLSCPSKGHLDVELNEVGRQQAAAVADRLSRETAISAVYSSDLKRALETAQIIATKCSVPEVIQDPNLRERHLGGLQGYIFHEAVKLRPDAYQASLSDRTDQEIPGGGESLDQLFNRCTSSLQKIGMKHIGERVVVVTHGGVLRALHKRAAPTEGRQRKILNSSINIFHLSSRDEWIIKAWGDINHLNQNNTEFLEADSGGDNTTHYASG, from the exons ATGGAGAAACAGCATGGAATGTCGAAGGAAGAGTTCAG GTATCCActtgaaaggaaaaaagagtTCCAAGACTTTGTTAATCTTCAACTTAGTTGCCCATCTAAG GGACACCTGGATGTGGAATTGAATGAAGTCGGTAGGCAGCAAGCAGCTGCT GTGGCTGATCGACTTTCTAGAGAGACTGCAATTTCTGCTGTTTACTCATCTGATTTAAAGCGAGCTCTTGAGACTGCTCAAATTATAGCAACTAAATGTAGTGTGCCTGAG GTTATACAAGATCCAAATCTAAGAGAACGACATCTTGGAGGTCTTCAGGGTTATATATTTCATGAAGCAGTCAAACTTAGGCCAGATGCTTACCAAGCTTCTCTGTCTGACAGAACTGATCAAGAAATCCCT GGTGGAGGAGAAAGTCTTGATCAACTCTTCAACCGCTGCACGTCTTCATTGCAAAAGATTGGTATGAAGCACATAG GTGAAAGAGTGGTAGTGGTTACTCATGGCGGAGTCCTCCGGGCACTTCACAAGCGAGCGGCTCCAACAGAAGGGCGGCAGAGGAAGATACTGAATTCATCGATTAATATCTTCCACTTATCGAGTCGGGATGAATGGATCATAAAAGCTTGGGGTGACATTAACCATCTCAATCAAAACAACACTGAATTTCTTGAGGCTGACTCTGGGGGTGACAACACAACACATTACGCATCTGGTTAG